The Methanoculleus marisnigri JR1 genome window below encodes:
- a CDS encoding glutamine synthetase family protein, which produces MSRDATSAMLERIEQDNVRFLRLQFTDLLGMPKNVAIPVKQAEKALTTGIGFDGSSIEGFVRIEESDMVLKPDLSTYTLLPWRSGDYAEARFVCDVYKASGKPFEGDPRYVLRRAMEDAAKDGYVFNTGPELEFFLFRMHEGRPTTQFQDVGGYFDLAPTDLAEDVRREIILALTEMGFEIEASHHEVAESQHEIDFKYSDALHTADNVISFKFAAKTIALMRGLHASFMAKPIYGICGSGMHTNCSLAKNDKNAFYDPEAPLQLSRTCMHFIGGLLKHAKAITRLANPTVNSYKRLVPGYEAPCYVSWSAGNRSALVRVPSPRGNSTRVEFRSPDPTCNPYLAFAAMLTAGMEGVRERIEPPVGVDTNIYHMSVEERKGAGIETLPGDLYEANQALLADDLICRAFGSHVVEALTSVAEAEWDAYRTAVHPWELDRYLATY; this is translated from the coding sequence ATGTCCCGTGACGCCACTTCTGCAATGCTCGAGCGCATCGAACAGGATAACGTCAGATTCCTCCGTCTTCAATTTACCGACCTCCTGGGCATGCCCAAAAATGTCGCGATCCCGGTGAAGCAGGCCGAGAAGGCACTGACCACCGGCATCGGGTTCGACGGGTCGTCGATCGAGGGGTTCGTCCGGATCGAGGAGTCCGATATGGTGCTCAAACCCGACCTCTCGACCTACACCCTCCTGCCATGGAGGTCCGGGGACTACGCGGAGGCGCGTTTCGTCTGCGATGTCTACAAGGCCAGCGGCAAACCGTTCGAAGGCGACCCGCGCTACGTGCTCCGGCGGGCGATGGAGGACGCGGCGAAGGACGGCTACGTCTTCAACACCGGCCCGGAACTGGAGTTCTTCCTCTTCCGGATGCACGAGGGGCGGCCGACGACGCAGTTCCAGGACGTCGGCGGCTACTTCGACCTCGCGCCGACCGATCTTGCGGAAGACGTCCGGCGCGAGATCATCCTCGCGCTCACCGAGATGGGGTTCGAGATCGAAGCGTCGCACCACGAGGTCGCCGAGAGCCAGCACGAGATCGACTTCAAGTACAGCGACGCGCTGCATACGGCCGACAACGTCATCTCCTTCAAGTTCGCCGCGAAGACGATTGCGCTGATGCGCGGCCTGCACGCATCCTTCATGGCAAAGCCCATCTACGGCATCTGCGGGAGCGGAATGCACACCAACTGCTCGCTCGCGAAGAACGATAAGAACGCGTTCTACGACCCCGAAGCGCCGCTCCAGCTCTCCAGGACCTGCATGCACTTCATTGGCGGGCTGCTCAAACACGCAAAGGCGATCACCCGGCTCGCGAACCCGACGGTCAACTCTTACAAACGGCTCGTCCCGGGCTATGAAGCGCCCTGCTACGTCAGCTGGAGCGCCGGCAACCGTTCCGCCCTGGTCCGGGTTCCGTCGCCCCGCGGCAACAGCACCCGGGTCGAGTTCCGCAGCCCCGACCCGACCTGCAACCCCTACCTCGCCTTCGCCGCGATGCTCACCGCCGGAATGGAGGGCGTCCGGGAGAGGATCGAGCCGCCGGTAGGCGTCGATACAAATATCTACCATATGTCCGTCGAGGAGCGGAAAGGCGCCGGGATCGAGACGCTGCCCGGAGACCTTTACGAGGCGAACCAGGCCCTGCTCGCCGACGATCTCATCTGCAGGGCGTTCGGCTCCCACGTCGTCGAGGCGCTCACGAGCGTTGCCGAAGCCGAGTGGGACGCCTACCGGACGGCTGTCCACCCCTGGGAACTCGACCGGTACCTGGCGACCTACTGA
- a CDS encoding Mrp/NBP35 family ATP-binding protein, with the protein MTQTNEPNKETCTGNCSSCPSTTKCDDPRNADAQKGLPPKADVSVKHVVLVLSGKGGVGKSTVSANLAYALANRGFNTGLIDLDIHGPDIPKMLGIEEARLQSYDGKIIEPVKVTGNLAVISMAFLLPERNTPVIWRGPMKMTVIRQFLEDVNWGDLDYLIVDLPPGTGDEALTVAQLAPNIAGAVIVTTPQDVAVLDSSKAAEFIKKLELRVLGIVENMSGFVCPHCKEEIDIFGRGGGKKEAEQLGVPFLGSIPLDPEMRKAADEGRPFIIRKAGAEESPTWKSFDAIMQALVDQIEE; encoded by the coding sequence ATGACTCAAACGAACGAACCCAATAAGGAAACCTGCACCGGGAACTGCTCCAGCTGCCCGTCTACGACCAAATGCGACGACCCGAGAAATGCGGACGCCCAAAAGGGCCTCCCACCGAAGGCCGATGTCAGCGTCAAGCACGTCGTCCTCGTCCTCTCGGGGAAAGGCGGCGTCGGGAAGAGCACGGTCTCGGCAAACCTCGCCTACGCCCTCGCCAACCGCGGCTTTAATACGGGACTCATCGACCTCGACATCCACGGCCCGGACATCCCGAAGATGCTCGGGATCGAGGAAGCCCGCCTCCAGTCCTACGACGGGAAGATCATCGAACCGGTCAAGGTCACCGGCAACCTCGCGGTCATCTCCATGGCGTTCCTCCTCCCGGAGCGCAACACTCCCGTGATCTGGCGCGGACCGATGAAGATGACGGTCATCCGGCAGTTCCTCGAGGACGTCAACTGGGGCGACCTCGACTACCTGATCGTCGACCTTCCTCCCGGCACCGGCGACGAAGCGCTCACCGTCGCGCAGCTCGCCCCGAACATCGCAGGCGCGGTCATCGTCACCACCCCGCAGGACGTCGCGGTCCTCGACTCGAGCAAGGCGGCCGAGTTCATCAAGAAACTCGAACTCCGGGTGCTCGGGATCGTCGAGAACATGAGCGGCTTTGTCTGCCCTCACTGCAAGGAGGAGATCGATATCTTCGGCAGGGGCGGCGGCAAGAAAGAGGCGGAGCAACTCGGGGTGCCCTTCCTCGGCTCCATCCCGCTCGACCCCGAGATGCGCAAGGCAGCGGACGAAGGAAGGCCGTTCATCATCCGCAAGGCCGGAGCAGAAGAGAGCCCGACCTGGAAGAGTTTCGACGCCATCATGCAGGCTCTGGTAGACCAGATCGAGGAGTAA
- a CDS encoding ubiquitin-like small modifier protein 1, which translates to MRVKVRAFAMLREIIPAEYDVKLPGGSTVGDLLDHLSTRHPGLGDALFTSAGELAPYVNILTNGRNIHFSGGLETPLEDSDTVALFPPAGGG; encoded by the coding sequence ATGCGGGTGAAAGTCAGGGCGTTTGCGATGCTCCGGGAGATCATTCCGGCGGAGTATGATGTAAAACTCCCCGGCGGATCGACGGTCGGCGACCTGCTCGACCATCTCTCCACACGGCATCCCGGGCTCGGCGACGCCCTCTTCACCTCCGCCGGGGAACTCGCGCCCTACGTCAACATCTTAACGAACGGCAGGAACATTCACTTCAGCGGAGGTCTCGAAACGCCCCTCGAAGACAGCGATACCGTCGCCCTTTTCCCTCCCGCCGGCGGAGGGTAA
- a CDS encoding aldehyde ferredoxin oxidoreductase family protein, whose translation MNGYAGKILHVDLAREQTMEEPFPEEWKRAYIGGRGLGVRIIGDLVNPGSDPLGAENVLVFATGPVAGSGLPLGSRYDVVTKSPLTGTLTSANSGGKFGTSMKRAGYDAVVIRGRAQRPVYLLLDDGHAEVRDASELWGLTTSETTSAIQNDLNDPGASVACIGPAGERLVRIAGVINETSRAAGRGGVGAAMGSKNLKALAARGSGRCTVADRDRFLALKSDIAEKIRENAISGGGLPRFGTAVLVNIINENYILPVRNFQIAHFPAAENVSGERMADTILTGKMGCQGCVIQCGRDVEVEGKRTAGPEYETIWAFGPDCGIDDLAAVVKANNLCNDLGLDTISTGSTIACAMELSEKGYIDEEVRFGDAEQMLDLVHRIGYRDGIGDELAEGSFRFARRHGHPELSMSVKRQELPAYDPRGLQGHGLAYATSVRGGDHVYAYLIAPEVLGSPEKLDPYSSEGKAVWTKTFQDLTAFIDSSGSCLFTSFPLGAADYGAMVSAVTGYDIDAGEVLRIGERIWNLQKVFNIRAGCTREDDTLPPRLLREPLTEGAPKGRVWEREPLLDEYYRVRGWDREGRPTPEKLRDLGIGEEAVAAP comes from the coding sequence ATGAACGGCTATGCAGGAAAGATCCTCCACGTCGACCTCGCGAGAGAACAGACGATGGAGGAGCCGTTTCCCGAAGAGTGGAAGCGGGCGTACATCGGCGGGAGGGGGCTCGGGGTTCGCATCATAGGCGACCTGGTGAACCCGGGCAGCGATCCTCTCGGCGCTGAGAACGTGCTGGTCTTCGCCACCGGGCCGGTTGCGGGGAGCGGCCTCCCGCTGGGATCCCGGTACGACGTCGTCACGAAGTCGCCGCTGACCGGGACACTGACCAGCGCCAACTCCGGCGGGAAGTTCGGCACCAGCATGAAACGTGCGGGCTACGATGCGGTGGTGATCCGGGGGCGGGCACAGAGACCCGTCTACCTCCTCCTCGACGACGGGCACGCGGAGGTCCGGGATGCTTCAGAACTGTGGGGGCTGACGACGAGCGAGACAACCTCTGCTATCCAGAACGATCTCAACGACCCGGGCGCGAGCGTGGCCTGCATCGGCCCCGCCGGCGAGCGCCTCGTCCGGATCGCCGGCGTCATCAACGAGACCTCGCGGGCCGCAGGGCGCGGGGGTGTCGGTGCCGCGATGGGCTCGAAGAACCTCAAAGCCCTCGCCGCCCGGGGGAGCGGCCGGTGCACCGTCGCCGATCGCGACCGGTTCCTCGCCCTTAAATCAGATATCGCCGAGAAGATCCGGGAGAATGCCATCTCGGGCGGCGGGCTGCCCCGGTTCGGGACGGCGGTCCTCGTGAACATCATCAACGAGAACTACATCCTCCCGGTCCGGAACTTCCAGATCGCACACTTCCCCGCAGCGGAGAACGTCTCGGGGGAGCGGATGGCCGATACCATCCTCACCGGAAAGATGGGATGCCAGGGCTGCGTCATCCAGTGCGGCCGCGACGTCGAGGTCGAAGGGAAGCGGACGGCAGGCCCCGAGTACGAGACGATCTGGGCGTTCGGCCCCGACTGCGGGATCGATGACCTTGCGGCCGTTGTGAAGGCGAACAATCTCTGCAACGACCTCGGTCTCGATACGATCTCCACCGGATCGACGATCGCCTGCGCCATGGAACTCTCGGAGAAGGGCTACATCGACGAAGAGGTCCGGTTCGGCGACGCAGAGCAGATGCTCGACCTCGTCCACCGGATCGGCTACCGCGACGGCATCGGCGACGAACTCGCCGAAGGATCCTTCCGCTTCGCAAGGAGGCACGGGCACCCGGAACTCTCCATGAGCGTCAAACGGCAGGAACTCCCTGCTTACGACCCGCGGGGGCTGCAGGGGCACGGTCTTGCCTACGCCACCTCGGTCCGGGGCGGCGATCATGTCTACGCCTACCTGATCGCCCCCGAAGTGCTCGGGTCGCCGGAGAAACTCGACCCCTACTCGAGTGAGGGAAAAGCCGTCTGGACGAAGACGTTCCAGGACCTCACCGCCTTCATCGACTCATCGGGAAGCTGTCTCTTCACCTCGTTCCCGCTCGGGGCGGCAGACTACGGCGCGATGGTCTCGGCGGTCACCGGCTACGATATCGATGCCGGCGAGGTGCTCCGGATCGGCGAGCGGATCTGGAACCTGCAGAAGGTCTTCAACATAAGAGCCGGGTGCACCCGGGAGGACGACACCCTGCCGCCGCGTCTCCTCCGGGAGCCGCTTACCGAAGGCGCCCCGAAAGGCCGGGTCTGGGAGCGGGAGCCTCTTCTCGACGAGTACTACCGGGTCCGGGGATGGGACCGGGAAGGCCGTCCCACGCCGGAGAAACTCCGCGACCTCGGGATCGGCGAGGAGGCGGTGGCCGCGCCGTGA
- the tsaA gene encoding tRNA (N6-threonylcarbamoyladenosine(37)-N6)-methyltransferase TrmO yields MTAIECIPIGAVRSPYRERGDAPRQGRLADTVAEIHVLDAYVPGLEGLERSSHLIILYWLDRAERGLLFAKPPGETRERGVFSTRSPARPNPIGLGIVDLVRREGNVLVVRGLDALDGTPVLDIKPYSPEIDCIPEATGGWHIKK; encoded by the coding sequence ATGACTGCAATCGAGTGCATCCCCATCGGCGCCGTCCGGTCACCCTACCGGGAGCGGGGCGACGCCCCCCGGCAGGGCCGCCTCGCGGATACCGTCGCGGAGATCCACGTCCTCGACGCCTACGTCCCGGGGCTCGAAGGCCTGGAGCGGAGCAGCCACCTCATCATCCTCTACTGGCTCGACCGGGCGGAACGCGGACTGCTCTTCGCGAAACCGCCGGGCGAGACAAGGGAGCGAGGAGTCTTCTCCACCCGCTCGCCCGCCCGGCCGAACCCGATCGGCCTCGGGATCGTCGACCTCGTCCGGCGGGAGGGCAACGTTCTGGTGGTCAGGGGGCTCGACGCTCTGGACGGGACACCGGTGCTGGACATCAAACCCTACTCCCCGGAGATCGACTGTATCCCCGAGGCGACGGGCGGATGGCACATCAAAAAATAG
- a CDS encoding ribonuclease HI family protein: MTKTDAVTLYTDGASRGNPGDAAWAYVIVRDGSVVAGRSGYIGTATNNVAEYHAVINGLDAAREFTGGRLEVRSDSELVVRQLTGRYRITKEHLAGLAEEVRRRMRHFAEVRFESVPREHPCIQVADRLCNETLDAERRGRR, from the coding sequence GTGACAAAAACCGATGCGGTGACGCTGTATACCGACGGCGCTTCACGGGGGAATCCCGGAGACGCCGCCTGGGCATACGTGATCGTGCGGGACGGCTCCGTCGTGGCCGGCCGTTCCGGCTACATCGGAACCGCGACCAACAACGTGGCCGAGTATCATGCCGTCATCAACGGTCTTGACGCCGCACGGGAGTTCACGGGCGGCAGGCTCGAGGTCAGGTCGGACTCGGAACTGGTCGTGCGCCAGCTCACCGGCCGGTACCGCATCACCAAAGAGCACCTTGCCGGTCTCGCCGAGGAGGTGCGGCGGCGGATGCGCCATTTCGCGGAGGTCAGGTTCGAGAGCGTTCCGCGGGAGCACCCCTGCATCCAGGTCGCGGACCGCCTCTGCAACGAGACGCTCGATGCAGAGAGACGGGGGAGGCGATAG
- a CDS encoding phosphoribosyltransferase, with translation MLDSGRIIEDRAMRDRLSVFENRTDAGRQLAAPLSSLEMAAEPVICAIPAGGVPPGLEVARALKAPLRMAVVRKVQVPWDPEAGFGAVTWNGRVFLNQPLMSALDLSETEVNAAVAKAKKNVEERIEKFAGGREEPGIRDQTAILIDDGLATGYTMFAAIEAARAGSPREIIVAVPTGSLHAVNFIARKVDLVVCLNVRTSPTFAVAQAYERWHDITDQEVQELLIQARDMGLF, from the coding sequence ATGCTGGATTCGGGCCGGATCATTGAGGACAGAGCGATGCGCGACAGGTTGAGCGTTTTTGAGAACCGGACCGATGCCGGGAGGCAACTCGCGGCGCCCCTCTCGTCGCTCGAGATGGCTGCCGAGCCGGTGATCTGCGCCATTCCTGCCGGGGGAGTGCCGCCGGGGCTTGAGGTGGCGCGGGCCTTGAAGGCCCCGCTCCGGATGGCGGTGGTGCGGAAGGTACAGGTTCCCTGGGACCCGGAGGCCGGGTTCGGGGCCGTGACCTGGAACGGGCGAGTCTTTTTGAATCAGCCCCTCATGAGCGCTCTCGACCTCTCGGAAACCGAAGTGAACGCCGCCGTCGCGAAAGCTAAAAAGAACGTGGAAGAACGAATAGAAAAGTTCGCCGGCGGCCGGGAGGAGCCGGGGATCAGGGACCAGACCGCGATCCTGATCGACGACGGCCTCGCAACCGGGTATACGATGTTCGCCGCAATCGAGGCTGCCCGCGCCGGCTCCCCCCGCGAGATCATCGTGGCGGTTCCCACCGGATCGCTCCACGCCGTCAACTTCATAGCCCGGAAGGTGGATCTCGTCGTCTGCTTAAACGTCAGAACCAGCCCCACCTTTGCGGTGGCGCAGGCATACGAGCGGTGGCACGATATCACCGACCAGGAGGTGCAGGAACTGCTGATCCAGGCCCGGGACATGGGGCTCTTCTGA
- a CDS encoding YbhB/YbcL family Raf kinase inhibitor-like protein, with amino-acid sequence MNPGIANLIVSLRSAELPVWNTCDGPDLSPELRVRGLTDEMLSMAVFALNPFEPGCSFTTWIIWNLSPSPLVPEGIPPQDVVTAPVDAVQGTNDYGSIGWRGPCPPPGETHRCLFKVYGLDAMLDIAPGTGKHDVIDAMRGHVLGFGETAAMYSR; translated from the coding sequence ATGAATCCCGGCATAGCAAACCTGATCGTCTCCCTCCGCTCGGCGGAGCTTCCCGTCTGGAACACCTGTGACGGCCCCGACCTCTCGCCAGAACTGAGGGTCCGTGGTCTAACGGATGAAATGCTGTCGATGGCGGTCTTTGCGCTGAACCCCTTCGAACCCGGGTGCTCCTTTACGACCTGGATCATCTGGAATCTCTCGCCGTCACCCCTGGTCCCGGAGGGCATCCCGCCGCAGGATGTCGTGACGGCTCCGGTGGATGCCGTTCAGGGGACGAACGACTACGGGAGCATCGGGTGGCGCGGCCCCTGTCCTCCTCCGGGCGAGACGCACCGCTGCCTCTTCAAGGTCTACGGGCTCGATGCCATGCTCGATATCGCGCCCGGCACAGGCAAACACGACGTCATCGATGCGATGCGGGGGCACGTCCTCGGGTTCGGCGAGACCGCCGCCATGTACTCCCGGTGA
- a CDS encoding YbhB/YbcL family Raf kinase inhibitor-like protein, translated as MTQKLVVNLDFEEFPEEYTCRGANRSPPIRVEGILPNIKSLAILATTSPEEGPSKVAWVLWNLPAVPLIPEGFPEGEVVESPLHAVQGTNDFGTSGYRGPCPEAGKAEAYLFRVYALDVDLALAPGATWEEMVRAMNGSLNQSGEAIVFAMG; from the coding sequence ATGACGCAAAAACTGGTAGTAAACCTGGATTTCGAAGAGTTCCCCGAGGAATACACCTGCAGGGGAGCGAACCGGTCGCCCCCTATCCGGGTCGAAGGGATTCTCCCGAACATCAAGTCGCTCGCGATCCTTGCGACGACGAGCCCCGAGGAAGGGCCGTCGAAAGTGGCATGGGTTCTCTGGAACCTTCCTGCCGTTCCCCTGATTCCCGAAGGGTTTCCGGAAGGGGAGGTGGTGGAGTCGCCGCTCCATGCCGTGCAGGGCACGAATGATTTCGGTACCTCCGGTTACCGGGGGCCCTGCCCGGAGGCCGGAAAGGCCGAAGCCTACCTCTTCCGGGTCTACGCGCTCGACGTCGATCTTGCGCTCGCGCCCGGGGCGACCTGGGAGGAGATGGTTCGGGCGATGAACGGGTCGCTGAACCAGTCCGGGGAGGCTATTGTCTTCGCCATGGGGTAG
- a CDS encoding CBS domain-containing protein, which produces MGLVKCCREQVVAVSPDTPAVEVAKIMGEKNVGSVVVVTGDNRPTGILTDRDLAVRVMAQEKNPGEVRASEILTRDVITFQDSMGIYEAIQKMTNEGIRRMPIVDDAGRLIGIVTMDDIVRMLGEEMAAIAKNIEKQSPPMQEAGAPIPM; this is translated from the coding sequence ATGGGACTTGTGAAGTGCTGCCGCGAGCAGGTGGTCGCCGTCTCGCCGGACACGCCGGCGGTGGAGGTGGCGAAGATCATGGGGGAGAAGAACGTCGGAAGCGTCGTCGTCGTAACCGGCGATAACCGGCCCACCGGCATACTGACCGACCGCGATCTCGCAGTCCGGGTCATGGCGCAGGAGAAGAACCCGGGCGAGGTCCGGGCGAGCGAGATCCTGACCCGGGACGTGATCACGTTCCAGGACAGTATGGGGATCTATGAAGCCATCCAGAAGATGACCAACGAGGGTATCCGGAGGATGCCGATCGTCGACGATGCCGGGAGATTGATCGGGATCGTCACGATGGACGACATCGTCCGGATGCTCGGGGAGGAGATGGCCGCTATCGCAAAGAATATCGAGAAACAAAGCCCCCCCATGCAGGAAGCAGGCGCTCCCATACCCATGTAG
- a CDS encoding DUF475 domain-containing protein, producing MDWLLIVLTVAGLSVFEIVSSIDNAIINADVLATMGEKARRWFLLWGLIAAVFVVRGLLPWLIVWATNPSLGPVDALLATFSSDPAVTAAIEESAPILLIFGGTFLVFLFFHWLFAEEKTCGLRSERFFSRQSVWFYAVVSVLLAILVWFALQINVMMGFAAVLGSTAFFIVHGFRQNAEVQEARLRRPGMSDLSKIAYLEVLDATFSIDGVIGAFAFTLSVPLILIGNGIGAVVVRELTVRGVDRIRSYCFLKNGAMYSILVLGTIMLADSFGFHIPAWLSPVATFAIVGYFLYRSVQEQKTGPAGAA from the coding sequence ATGGACTGGCTGCTGATCGTTCTCACCGTAGCGGGTCTCTCGGTCTTCGAGATCGTCTCAAGCATCGATAATGCCATCATCAACGCCGACGTTCTCGCGACGATGGGGGAGAAAGCCCGCAGGTGGTTCCTTTTATGGGGCCTGATCGCAGCGGTCTTCGTCGTCCGCGGGCTCCTGCCATGGCTGATCGTCTGGGCGACGAACCCGTCGCTCGGCCCTGTCGATGCGCTGCTCGCGACGTTCTCAAGCGATCCGGCGGTTACGGCCGCCATCGAGGAGTCGGCCCCGATCCTCCTGATCTTCGGAGGGACGTTCCTCGTCTTCCTCTTCTTCCACTGGCTCTTCGCGGAGGAGAAGACCTGCGGGCTCCGGAGCGAACGGTTCTTCTCCCGGCAGAGCGTCTGGTTCTACGCCGTCGTCTCGGTTCTGCTTGCGATCCTTGTCTGGTTCGCCCTCCAGATCAACGTCATGATGGGGTTCGCGGCCGTGCTCGGCTCGACCGCCTTCTTCATCGTCCACGGGTTCAGGCAGAACGCCGAGGTGCAGGAGGCCCGGCTCCGGAGGCCCGGTATGTCGGACCTCTCGAAGATCGCCTACCTCGAAGTCCTCGACGCAACCTTCTCGATCGACGGCGTCATCGGTGCGTTCGCCTTCACCCTCTCGGTTCCGCTCATCCTGATAGGCAACGGCATCGGGGCGGTCGTGGTCAGGGAACTGACCGTCCGCGGCGTCGACCGGATCAGGAGTTACTGTTTCCTCAAGAACGGGGCGATGTATTCCATCCTGGTGCTCGGGACGATCATGCTCGCGGACAGTTTCGGGTTCCATATCCCCGCCTGGCTCTCGCCGGTGGCGACGTTCGCCATCGTCGGCTATTTCCTCTACCGCTCGGTGCAGGAGCAGAAGACGGGGCCGGCGGGCGCCGCGTGA
- a CDS encoding flavin reductase family protein: MTKRSIGPRTLLYPHPDLIIGTYDASGRPDAMAAAWGGICSSRPPSVAVSVQKARQTYANLVEQREFTISIPSTDYVREADYFGIVSGRDEDKFAATNLTPVKSDLVNAPYVGEFPVVLECRLLQTVEIGVHTQFIGEILDVKVEESVLGEDGKPDIEKLRPFAYDSMRQEYYGFGKVLAKAFSAGKEFKK, encoded by the coding sequence ATGACGAAGCGATCGATTGGCCCAAGGACTCTTCTCTATCCTCACCCCGACCTGATCATCGGAACCTACGACGCTTCCGGCCGTCCGGATGCCATGGCCGCGGCGTGGGGCGGCATCTGCTCGTCCCGCCCGCCGTCGGTGGCGGTCTCGGTGCAGAAGGCCCGGCAGACCTACGCAAACCTGGTGGAGCAGCGCGAGTTCACGATCAGCATCCCCTCGACGGACTACGTCCGGGAAGCGGACTACTTCGGCATCGTCTCCGGCCGGGACGAGGACAAGTTCGCCGCGACCAACCTGACGCCGGTAAAGAGCGATCTGGTGAACGCTCCGTACGTCGGGGAGTTCCCGGTCGTCCTCGAGTGCCGGCTCCTCCAGACGGTCGAGATCGGCGTGCACACCCAGTTCATCGGGGAGATCCTGGACGTGAAGGTGGAAGAGAGCGTCCTCGGGGAGGACGGCAAGCCCGATATCGAGAAGCTCCGGCCGTTTGCCTACGACTCGATGCGGCAGGAATACTATGGGTTCGGGAAGGTGCTCGCGAAGGCCTTCTCTGCGGGCAAAGAGTTCAAAAAATAA
- a CDS encoding TIGR04084 family radical SAM/SPASM domain-containing protein translates to MYYHLILTDNCNLCCTYCRGKAFTVEPPELPDIAVDEDLPVDLDINLADLYRFLEKDPDAVLTFYGGEPLLAADLVREIARDAPVSALILHTNGILLDRLEPGTVNRFDTILVSIDGPEELTDAHRGERTFERIIGNLQGLMAGEFSGELIARMTVTEDTDIVEAVRYLTENDLFSFPAVHWQMDANFWNDYHLRDYAAWVERSYNPGIRSLVEYWVETMRDDGRVLRWYPFIDPVEDMLLSRPSVLRCGCGHANYSIMTDGHIVPCPIMVGMKDYYAGHIATADPLRLPVTDVGGACTACDIRDFCGGRCLYSNITNPWPEEGRRIVCGTVRNLYSALSAALPEIRALIRDGRVRMEDFAHRKYNSCEIIP, encoded by the coding sequence GTGTATTACCACCTCATCCTGACCGACAACTGCAACCTCTGCTGCACCTACTGCCGCGGCAAAGCGTTCACCGTCGAACCGCCGGAACTGCCCGATATCGCCGTCGACGAAGACCTTCCGGTCGACCTCGATATCAACCTCGCCGACCTCTACCGGTTCCTCGAAAAGGATCCCGACGCCGTGCTGACCTTCTACGGCGGGGAACCCCTCCTCGCCGCCGACCTCGTCCGTGAGATCGCCCGCGACGCCCCGGTATCGGCGCTGATCCTGCACACCAACGGCATCCTCCTCGACCGTCTCGAACCCGGAACCGTGAACCGTTTCGACACGATCCTGGTCTCGATCGACGGCCCGGAGGAACTCACCGATGCCCACCGCGGGGAGAGGACGTTTGAGCGGATCATTGGAAACCTTCAGGGCCTCATGGCAGGCGAATTTTCCGGCGAACTGATCGCCCGGATGACGGTGACCGAGGATACCGATATCGTGGAGGCCGTCCGCTACCTCACGGAGAACGACTTGTTCTCCTTTCCGGCCGTCCACTGGCAGATGGACGCGAACTTCTGGAACGATTACCACCTGCGGGATTACGCCGCGTGGGTAGAGAGGAGTTACAACCCCGGCATCCGGTCGCTCGTCGAGTACTGGGTCGAGACGATGCGCGACGATGGCCGGGTGCTCCGATGGTACCCCTTCATCGACCCGGTGGAGGATATGCTGTTATCGCGGCCGAGCGTGCTCCGGTGCGGGTGCGGCCACGCGAACTACAGCATTATGACCGACGGGCATATCGTCCCCTGCCCGATCATGGTCGGAATGAAGGACTACTACGCCGGGCACATCGCCACCGCAGACCCCCTCCGCCTCCCGGTGACGGACGTCGGGGGTGCCTGCACGGCGTGCGATATCCGCGACTTCTGCGGCGGCCGATGCCTCTACTCGAACATCACCAACCCCTGGCCGGAGGAAGGGCGGCGGATCGTCTGCGGGACGGTCAGGAACCTCTATTCCGCGCTCTCGGCGGCGCTCCCCGAGATCCGGGCCCTCATCCGCGACGGGAGAGTCCGGATGGAGGACTTCGCTCACCGGAAGTACAACAGCTGCGAGATTATACCCTGA
- a CDS encoding cupin domain-containing protein, whose product MPEAKKENLAEQVIDPRDLVAYQPGSIVSRMLVYTKAGTITIFAFDAGEGLSEHTAPYDAVLQVIDGEALITIAGKEYPMKTGDLIIMPAEIPHAVHTVTRFKMMLTMIHA is encoded by the coding sequence ATGCCTGAAGCAAAGAAAGAGAACCTCGCCGAGCAGGTCATCGATCCCCGCGACCTCGTCGCCTACCAGCCCGGTTCGATCGTCAGCCGGATGCTCGTCTACACGAAGGCCGGTACGATCACGATCTTCGCCTTCGACGCGGGCGAAGGCCTCTCGGAGCACACCGCGCCTTACGACGCCGTCCTCCAGGTCATCGACGGGGAGGCCCTTATCACCATCGCAGGCAAGGAGTATCCGATGAAGACAGGCGACCTGATCATCATGCCGGCCGAAATTCCCCACGCTGTCCACACCGTCACGCGGTTCAAGATGATGCTGACGATGATTCATGCCTGA